From the genome of Flavobacterium ovatum, one region includes:
- a CDS encoding VIT family protein → MQTDIAKEDNYLDNHYIDRSNWLRAAVLGANDGIISISSLAIGIAAASSTREPIVLATIAGLVAGALSMAAGEYVSVSSQTDIESADIERERIELAEMPEIELQRLADIYENRGLKKETAMIVAKELTAKDALAAHIRDELGINEISQANPIQAAFASGAAFTIGGILPLLVVLITSVKGMEYWLYGATIVFLIILGTLSAKTGGSSIYKAIIRITIWGTIAMGLSALVGYVFGVNV, encoded by the coding sequence ATGCAAACAGATATAGCAAAAGAAGATAATTATCTAGATAACCATTATATTGATCGTAGCAACTGGTTGCGAGCCGCAGTGCTTGGTGCCAATGACGGCATTATTTCCATCTCCAGTCTTGCCATTGGTATTGCCGCTGCAAGTAGTACTCGCGAACCGATAGTTTTGGCAACAATTGCAGGCTTGGTGGCAGGCGCTTTATCTATGGCGGCAGGAGAGTACGTTTCAGTAAGTTCGCAAACAGATATTGAAAGTGCCGACATCGAAAGAGAACGAATTGAACTCGCAGAAATGCCAGAAATAGAGTTGCAACGTCTTGCCGATATTTACGAAAATCGAGGTTTAAAAAAAGAAACTGCCATGATTGTAGCAAAAGAATTAACTGCCAAAGACGCTCTCGCAGCTCACATACGAGACGAATTAGGTATAAATGAAATTAGTCAAGCAAACCCTATACAAGCCGCATTTGCTTCAGGCGCAGCTTTTACCATCGGCGGAATTTTACCGCTATTAGTCGTTCTTATTACTTCAGTCAAGGGTATGGAATATTGGCTTTATGGAGCAACAATCGTGTTCTTAATCATCCTCGGTACCTTATCTGCCAAAACCGGTGGTTCCAGTATTTACAAAGCCATCATCCGCATAACTATTTGGGGAACCATCGCCATGGGATTGTCGGCATTGGTAGGGTATGTCTTTGGAGTAAATGTATAA
- a CDS encoding sulfatase-like hydrolase/transferase encodes MNFSKKLAPFYTLTIFYVVISVILRLVLLFHPITQSSFSFLDTAKIFTLGLVSDVFVFILASGFLWLYLIFISNGKYQKPYGYIHFGLLIGLLAYIYSGKSILTEYGGALPEIGLAFVGIKTFLFGLLLFLPRKRDKIRFWLFSFVMFLFVVLILQNAISEYFFWNEFGVKYNFIAVNYLVYTNEVIGNIMESYPVVPIFSALFLVAGTITYFVVKKSKIYVQKIPSIFEKIKLTVIYFSLFGLALWSIPNLAKTENATNVFTNELQANGMYRFYLAFMNSELDYFKFYKTLPENEAYALLDKQIPGLQKLSSTRTIQSDSTEVHKNVVLITIESYSADFMKMYGNDQNITPFLDDLATKSLLFTNFYASGNRTVRGLEAVTLCLPPTAGESVVKRKDNKNKFTTGSVFKSKGYQVKYLYGGDAFFDNMEDFFSGNGYDIVDKKTFKPEEITFSNVWGVCDEDMVNKAIKTMNAEAQTGKPFFNHWMTVSNHRPFTYPNGKIDIPGDAKSREGGVKYTDYAIKKFFAMAQKQPWFKNTVFVIVSDHCASSAGKTELPVDKYRIPAMIYSPGFVEPQHFTQVMSQIDIMPTLFGLLHFDYQSKFFGQDVFNPGYQPRALIATYQDLGLLKDNVLTIISPKQQVKQFGLVLQPKAGVESDFQLYYDQKPLTKERPDLINETISYYQTASDILKKKKYQSK; translated from the coding sequence ATGAATTTTTCCAAAAAATTAGCTCCGTTTTACACGCTTACCATTTTTTATGTCGTTATAAGTGTAATTCTTAGGTTGGTGTTGCTTTTTCACCCCATTACACAATCTTCCTTTTCGTTTCTTGATACTGCAAAAATTTTCACGTTAGGGCTAGTTTCAGATGTGTTTGTATTCATTTTAGCCAGTGGTTTTTTATGGCTTTACCTTATTTTTATTTCTAATGGGAAATATCAAAAACCTTATGGATACATTCATTTTGGATTGTTAATTGGGCTCTTGGCCTATATTTATTCAGGAAAATCAATTTTGACAGAATATGGTGGAGCCTTGCCAGAAATTGGTTTGGCATTTGTTGGAATCAAAACTTTTTTGTTTGGTTTATTACTGTTTTTACCTAGAAAAAGAGATAAAATTAGATTTTGGTTATTTTCATTTGTAATGTTCTTATTTGTAGTTTTAATTCTGCAAAACGCCATTAGTGAGTACTTTTTCTGGAATGAATTTGGAGTAAAATACAATTTTATCGCAGTGAATTATTTGGTTTATACCAATGAGGTTATTGGAAATATCATGGAATCTTATCCTGTTGTTCCTATTTTTTCGGCCTTATTTTTGGTCGCTGGAACGATTACTTATTTCGTTGTAAAAAAATCAAAAATTTATGTACAAAAAATCCCTTCTATTTTCGAAAAAATTAAACTTACAGTAATTTACTTTTCTTTATTTGGATTGGCACTTTGGAGCATTCCGAACTTAGCTAAAACCGAAAATGCAACCAATGTATTTACCAATGAGTTACAAGCAAACGGAATGTACCGTTTCTACTTGGCGTTTATGAATAGCGAGTTGGACTACTTTAAATTCTATAAAACGTTGCCCGAAAATGAAGCTTATGCTTTGTTGGACAAACAAATTCCTGGTCTTCAAAAGTTATCTTCAACAAGAACAATACAGTCTGATAGTACCGAGGTTCATAAAAATGTAGTTTTGATTACTATCGAAAGTTATAGTGCTGATTTTATGAAAATGTACGGCAACGACCAAAATATCACTCCGTTCCTAGATGATTTGGCTACTAAAAGTCTATTGTTTACCAATTTTTATGCGTCTGGAAACAGAACAGTACGTGGATTGGAAGCAGTAACTTTATGCTTACCTCCTACTGCAGGAGAAAGTGTGGTGAAACGCAAGGACAATAAAAATAAATTTACTACCGGAAGTGTTTTTAAATCGAAAGGATATCAAGTAAAATACCTTTACGGTGGTGATGCATTCTTTGACAATATGGAAGATTTCTTTTCTGGAAATGGCTATGATATTGTAGATAAAAAAACCTTCAAACCTGAAGAAATTACTTTTTCTAATGTTTGGGGCGTATGTGATGAAGATATGGTAAACAAAGCCATAAAAACCATGAATGCCGAAGCACAAACAGGAAAACCATTCTTCAACCATTGGATGACAGTTTCTAACCACAGACCTTTTACCTATCCTAATGGGAAAATTGATATTCCTGGCGATGCAAAATCTCGTGAAGGTGGCGTAAAATACACGGATTATGCGATTAAAAAATTCTTTGCAATGGCTCAAAAACAACCTTGGTTCAAGAATACAGTTTTTGTAATAGTATCTGATCATTGTGCTTCAAGCGCTGGAAAAACAGAATTGCCTGTTGATAAATATAGAATTCCAGCTATGATTTACAGCCCTGGTTTCGTGGAGCCGCAGCATTTTACTCAGGTGATGTCACAAATTGACATTATGCCTACATTGTTTGGTTTGCTACATTTTGATTATCAATCTAAGTTTTTTGGACAAGACGTGTTTAATCCAGGTTACCAACCAAGAGCTTTGATAGCTACCTACCAAGATTTAGGATTGTTAAAAGATAATGTATTAACGATTATTTCGCCAAAACAACAAGTAAAACAATTCGGATTGGTTTTACAACCTAAAGCTGGAGTTGAATCCGATTTCCAATTGTATTACGATCAAAAACCATTGACTAAAGAACGTCCTGATTTAATCAACGAAACGATATCGTACTATCAAACGGCTTCGGATATTTTGAAGAAAAAGAAATACCAAAGTAAATAG
- a CDS encoding HAMP domain-containing sensor histidine kinase yields the protein MKPLSFKNKIAFYYIITTAILVFVVFFSIYTIVKNNVNAHLNNDILKEVKNHLNEITIKEGKFYLIHFEEWKEREHNTVDVNPVFIEFLNQDKQLIAKSPNLKKHKLVFDATKPDNDLFDAELVHAKIRQIQVPILEKGTTIGYLVIAMSLEGTLVVLNDLSHILIVSYPVILLVLFLIARLIAGRSIQPINAIIKTSDKITKDNLSARIPLPHNKDELFVLSDTINNLLNRIENAVEREKQFTSDASHELRTPLTVIKGTLEVLVRKPRTEAEYHEKIKYCIAEVNRLNQLVDQLLLLARFENQKQSIHIQQLDLLPVIEEIVNRKNAESQLDRLKINIQTTVPTLVQSDGYLLSIILNNIISNALKYSNKDQNVLVEIHSINQKIECHIIDSGIGIPPADLEKVFQPFFRAKNHDGSTNKGIGLGLSIVKRLSDLLRIAIVVESIENKGTIIKLRFN from the coding sequence ATGAAGCCACTTTCATTCAAAAATAAAATTGCGTTTTACTACATCATAACCACGGCAATCCTTGTTTTTGTGGTGTTTTTTTCGATTTATACCATAGTGAAAAACAATGTAAATGCGCATTTGAATAATGACATTCTCAAAGAAGTCAAAAATCACTTGAACGAAATCACCATCAAAGAAGGGAAGTTTTACTTAATACATTTCGAAGAATGGAAAGAGAGAGAGCATAATACGGTAGACGTAAACCCTGTTTTTATCGAATTCCTGAATCAAGATAAACAACTTATAGCTAAGTCTCCCAATCTCAAAAAGCACAAATTAGTTTTCGATGCCACTAAGCCCGATAATGATTTGTTTGATGCCGAATTGGTACATGCCAAAATCAGACAGATTCAAGTTCCTATTTTAGAAAAAGGAACAACCATTGGCTATTTGGTAATCGCCATGTCTCTTGAAGGGACTTTGGTAGTGCTCAACGATTTATCACATATTTTGATAGTTTCTTACCCTGTAATCTTATTGGTTTTATTTCTCATTGCGCGATTAATTGCGGGCAGGAGCATTCAACCCATCAACGCTATAATCAAAACTTCAGACAAAATAACCAAAGACAATCTGTCGGCACGCATTCCGTTGCCACACAATAAAGACGAACTATTTGTTCTTTCGGATACCATAAATAATTTATTGAATCGAATCGAAAATGCTGTAGAACGGGAAAAACAGTTTACCTCTGATGCTTCACATGAACTCCGAACACCGTTGACTGTTATTAAAGGAACACTTGAAGTACTTGTTAGAAAACCTAGAACAGAAGCAGAGTACCACGAAAAAATAAAGTATTGCATTGCCGAAGTAAATCGTCTGAATCAGCTGGTAGACCAACTCTTGCTCTTGGCTCGTTTTGAAAACCAAAAGCAATCAATCCATATTCAGCAACTCGACCTACTTCCAGTCATTGAGGAAATTGTTAACAGAAAAAATGCGGAAAGTCAATTGGACCGATTGAAAATAAACATCCAGACCACTGTCCCAACATTGGTGCAATCTGATGGGTATTTACTTTCGATTATTCTAAATAATATAATCTCCAATGCCTTAAAATATTCCAATAAAGACCAAAACGTATTAGTCGAAATCCATTCGATAAACCAAAAAATAGAATGTCATATCATCGATTCAGGAATTGGAATTCCACCAGCCGATTTAGAAAAAGTATTCCAGCCTTTCTTTCGTGCCAAAAATCATGACGGTAGCACCAACAAAGGAATAGGTTTGGGATTATCTATTGTGAAACGACTTAGTGATTTATTGCGAATAGCCATTGTGGTAGAAAGTATTGAAAACAAAGGAACAATCATAAAACTACGATTCAACTAA
- the nagB gene encoding glucosamine-6-phosphate deaminase: MEIFNRENWEQSSFTTKEKIHTQIFNSSEKASKEIANEIADTIKSLASQGKMCVLGLATGSSPITIYQELIRLHEQESLSFKNVISFNLDEYFPMQPYEVQSYVRFMKEHLFDAIDIKPENIHVPDGTIPKDQVQEYCINYERQIEQAGGIDIQLLGIGRTGHIGFNEPGSLQTSKTRMITLDHITRLDAASDFFKEENVPTKAITMGIGTILKAKKIILMAWGEGKAPIIKRAVEGVINDQVPATYLQAHSNTVLVMDSAASAELTQIAIPWTLGNINWNEQLAKRAVIWLSQKTQKPILKLTDRDYSDYGMNDLILEKGNAHSTNIKVFNHLQHTITGWPGGKPNVDDSNRPERAIPAKKRVLLFSPHPDDDVISMGGTFIRLVDQGHEVHVAYQTSGNIAVFDDDVIRFADFVEDIERHLGHTKNENDFSIYQMVKKSIKEKNVGDVDSDEIKLIKGLIRKSEAKAAARYVGIADEQMHFLNLPFYETGTVKKKPVSQEDIDITIRLIQKIKPHQIYVAGDLSDPHGTHRVCLSIIFQALEQLNNEDFIKDCWVWLYRGAWQEWPIDEIDMAVPLSPEELLRKRKAIFKHQSQKDSALFPGNDEREFWVRAEDRNKSTAHKYDQLGLAEYEAIEAFKRYYY, encoded by the coding sequence ATGGAAATTTTTAATCGTGAAAACTGGGAACAATCTTCTTTTACTACAAAAGAAAAAATTCATACTCAAATCTTCAACAGTTCAGAAAAGGCATCTAAGGAAATAGCTAATGAAATAGCAGACACTATCAAATCACTTGCTTCCCAAGGTAAAATGTGTGTTTTGGGATTAGCTACGGGCTCCTCTCCTATCACGATTTACCAAGAATTAATTCGATTACATGAACAAGAAAGTTTGAGTTTTAAAAACGTAATTAGTTTTAATCTTGATGAATATTTCCCCATGCAACCTTATGAAGTACAAAGTTATGTACGGTTCATGAAAGAACATCTATTTGACGCAATTGATATTAAACCCGAAAACATCCATGTTCCAGACGGAACCATTCCAAAGGATCAAGTACAGGAATATTGTATCAATTATGAACGACAAATAGAACAAGCTGGCGGAATTGATATTCAACTCTTGGGAATAGGTCGAACAGGTCATATTGGGTTTAATGAACCAGGATCATTACAAACATCTAAAACCCGAATGATTACTTTAGATCATATTACTAGATTGGATGCCGCAAGTGATTTTTTTAAAGAAGAAAATGTCCCTACCAAGGCCATCACCATGGGAATTGGAACGATATTAAAAGCTAAAAAAATCATTTTAATGGCTTGGGGAGAAGGAAAAGCTCCCATTATAAAGCGTGCTGTAGAGGGTGTTATCAATGATCAAGTACCTGCTACTTATTTACAAGCACATTCCAATACGGTTTTAGTAATGGACAGTGCCGCCAGTGCTGAATTGACACAAATTGCTATACCTTGGACTTTAGGTAATATCAATTGGAACGAACAATTAGCAAAACGTGCCGTTATTTGGCTTAGCCAAAAAACACAAAAACCTATTTTGAAATTAACCGATCGTGACTATTCTGATTACGGAATGAATGATTTAATACTCGAAAAAGGAAATGCACATTCTACTAATATTAAAGTATTTAATCATTTGCAACATACTATAACGGGATGGCCAGGTGGAAAACCCAATGTAGATGATTCCAATAGACCCGAAAGAGCCATACCCGCCAAAAAAAGAGTACTGTTATTCAGTCCACATCCTGATGACGATGTGATATCGATGGGTGGAACTTTTATACGGTTGGTGGATCAAGGACATGAAGTACATGTTGCCTACCAAACCTCTGGAAATATTGCCGTTTTTGACGATGATGTGATTCGGTTTGCAGATTTTGTCGAGGATATTGAAAGGCATTTGGGGCATACCAAAAACGAGAATGATTTTTCAATATATCAAATGGTCAAAAAATCGATAAAAGAAAAAAATGTAGGTGATGTTGATTCGGACGAAATTAAATTAATCAAAGGATTGATTCGAAAAAGTGAAGCTAAAGCCGCAGCGCGATATGTGGGAATTGCTGACGAACAAATGCATTTCTTAAATCTCCCTTTTTATGAAACTGGTACAGTGAAGAAAAAACCCGTCAGTCAAGAAGATATTGATATTACTATCCGATTAATTCAGAAAATAAAGCCTCATCAAATTTATGTAGCAGGTGATCTATCAGATCCACATGGAACGCATCGAGTGTGTTTATCTATTATTTTTCAGGCTTTAGAACAGTTAAACAATGAAGATTTCATCAAAGATTGTTGGGTTTGGCTTTATCGAGGCGCATGGCAAGAATGGCCAATTGATGAAATTGATATGGCAGTCCCATTGAGTCCAGAAGAATTATTACGAAAACGAAAAGCGATTTTTAAACATCAATCCCAAAAAGATTCTGCCTTATTTCCAGGTAATGATGAAAGGGAATTTTGGGTAAGAGCCGAAGACCGCAACAAATCAACTGCTCACAAATACGACCAACTAGGACTAGCCGAATACGAAGCTATTGAAGCGTTTAAGCGTTATTACTATTGA
- the acs gene encoding acetate--CoA ligase produces MSYYKIDNLEQYFKHYNKSVREPRKFWGKIAEENFTWYQQWDKVVEFNMAEAEIEWFSGAKVNIVKNCIDRHLNKRGDKTAIIFEPNNPDEEALHISYNELHQRVCKMANVLREQGIKKGDRVCIYLPMIPELAVSVLACARIGAIHSVVFAGFSASAVASRINDSECKMVITSDGGYRGPKTIELKPIIDEALEKCPCVESVLVVKRTNTAIKMKEGRDIYLQPLLDEASDNSVAEIMDAEDPLFILYTSGSTGKPKGMVHTTAGYMVYSAYTFKNVFNYEENDIFWCTADIGWITGHSYILYGPLLNGATTVIFEGVPSYPDFSRFWEVIEKHKVTQFYTAPTAIRALAKESLDFVLKFPFKSLKVVGSVGEPLNEEAWHWYNDHVGAKRCPVVDTWWQTETGGIMIAPIAFVTPTKPTYATLPLPGVQAVIMDDKRNEIEGNQQEGSLCIKFPWPGIARTIWGDHERYKETYFSQFPGKYFTGDGALRDEVGYYRITGRVDDVVIVSGHNLGTAPIEDAINEHPAVAESAIVGFPHDVKGKALYGFVILKETGELRNKENLFLEINSHIADHIGPIAKLDKIQYVSGLPKTRSGKIMRRILRKIAEGDYSNFGDTSTLLNPEIVDEIKEGRIE; encoded by the coding sequence ATGAGTTATTACAAAATAGACAATTTAGAACAATATTTTAAGCACTATAATAAATCGGTGCGTGAACCAAGAAAATTTTGGGGAAAAATCGCCGAAGAAAACTTTACTTGGTACCAACAATGGGACAAAGTAGTAGAATTCAATATGGCTGAAGCTGAAATCGAATGGTTTTCAGGGGCTAAGGTGAATATTGTGAAAAATTGTATTGATAGACATTTAAATAAAAGAGGAGATAAAACGGCAATTATTTTTGAGCCAAATAATCCTGACGAAGAAGCGTTACACATAAGCTATAACGAATTGCACCAACGAGTGTGTAAAATGGCGAATGTTTTGCGTGAACAAGGAATCAAAAAAGGAGATAGAGTTTGTATCTATTTGCCAATGATTCCGGAACTAGCGGTTTCAGTTTTGGCTTGTGCGCGTATAGGAGCAATTCACTCTGTGGTTTTTGCTGGATTTTCTGCTTCGGCAGTGGCGAGCAGAATCAATGATAGTGAATGTAAAATGGTAATCACTTCTGACGGTGGATATCGTGGTCCAAAAACCATCGAGTTAAAACCTATTATTGATGAAGCATTAGAAAAATGTCCTTGTGTAGAATCTGTTTTGGTGGTTAAGAGAACCAATACAGCAATAAAGATGAAAGAAGGTAGAGATATCTATTTACAACCTTTATTAGACGAAGCGTCGGATAACAGCGTTGCTGAAATCATGGATGCCGAAGATCCGTTGTTTATTCTTTACACTTCTGGTTCTACAGGAAAACCAAAGGGAATGGTGCATACTACAGCTGGTTATATGGTGTATTCTGCTTATACCTTCAAAAACGTATTTAATTACGAAGAAAATGATATTTTTTGGTGTACTGCCGATATTGGGTGGATTACAGGACACTCTTATATTTTATACGGACCATTATTGAACGGAGCTACGACGGTGATTTTTGAAGGAGTTCCTTCATATCCTGATTTTAGCCGTTTTTGGGAAGTGATCGAAAAACACAAAGTAACACAGTTTTACACTGCTCCAACAGCAATTCGCGCATTGGCCAAAGAAAGTTTGGACTTTGTATTGAAATTCCCTTTTAAATCATTAAAAGTGGTAGGGTCAGTAGGTGAACCTCTAAATGAAGAAGCTTGGCACTGGTACAATGACCATGTGGGTGCTAAGAGATGTCCAGTGGTAGATACTTGGTGGCAAACAGAAACAGGTGGAATTATGATAGCACCAATTGCCTTTGTAACTCCTACTAAACCTACTTATGCAACTTTACCTTTGCCAGGTGTTCAAGCGGTTATTATGGATGATAAACGCAACGAAATTGAAGGTAATCAACAAGAAGGTAGTTTGTGTATTAAGTTCCCATGGCCGGGTATTGCTCGTACCATTTGGGGAGATCACGAACGCTATAAAGAAACTTATTTTTCACAATTTCCTGGTAAATATTTTACAGGTGATGGTGCTTTGAGAGATGAAGTAGGTTATTACCGAATTACAGGTCGCGTGGATGATGTGGTAATTGTTTCTGGACATAATCTAGGTACAGCACCTATTGAAGATGCTATTAACGAACATCCAGCAGTGGCTGAAAGTGCCATTGTAGGTTTTCCTCACGATGTGAAAGGTAAAGCATTGTATGGCTTTGTGATTTTGAAAGAAACTGGTGAACTAAGAAATAAAGAAAATTTATTTTTAGAAATCAATAGCCATATTGCAGATCATATTGGGCCAATAGCCAAATTGGATAAAATTCAATACGTATCAGGTTTACCTAAAACACGTTCTGGTAAAATTATGCGCCGTATTTTGAGAAAAATTGCCGAAGGTGATTATTCTAATTTTGGAGACACGAGTACTTTATTGAATCCAGAAATTGTGGACGAAATTAAAGAAGGTAGAATAGAATAA
- a CDS encoding response regulator transcription factor, with product MKILIVEDELGIMQFLQQGLEEEGYQITTASDGMAGLELAQKEKFDLLLLDWMLPKMSGLELCKAFREKDKTTPILFLTAKDTIQETIEGLQAGANDYIKKPFDFAELLERINIHFRNKKTETRLQLGEIAINVADYTVTNAGLEVALTQREFELLKFLVINKGKVCTRKQIIEEVWDIHFNYDTGVIDVFINAIRKKLKLKVEQDYIKTVRGVGYTASDVL from the coding sequence ATGAAAATTTTAATTGTAGAAGATGAATTAGGAATCATGCAGTTTTTGCAGCAAGGACTTGAGGAAGAAGGGTATCAAATAACTACCGCTTCTGATGGAATGGCTGGACTTGAATTGGCACAAAAAGAAAAATTCGATTTACTACTGCTAGATTGGATGCTTCCAAAAATGTCTGGATTAGAGCTCTGTAAAGCCTTTCGAGAAAAAGATAAAACAACTCCAATATTGTTTTTGACTGCCAAAGATACCATCCAGGAAACTATAGAAGGTTTGCAAGCAGGAGCAAATGATTATATCAAAAAACCATTTGATTTTGCCGAATTATTGGAACGTATCAATATTCATTTTCGAAATAAAAAAACAGAAACCCGATTGCAATTGGGTGAAATCGCCATCAATGTTGCCGATTATACTGTAACCAATGCTGGTCTGGAGGTTGCATTAACACAACGAGAATTTGAATTACTAAAGTTCTTGGTCATCAATAAAGGGAAAGTTTGCACGCGAAAACAAATTATTGAAGAAGTTTGGGACATCCATTTTAATTATGATACTGGTGTGATAGATGTTTTTATCAATGCAATCCGAAAAAAATTAAAACTAAAAGTAGAACAAGATTACATCAAAACTGTCCGTGGAGTAGGGTATACTGCGTCTGATGTATTGTGA
- a CDS encoding beta-galactosidase, with the protein MKLKFMKPKFTYPQFLKITFINLLFLGTLTAQTTEKDVKEKMGLLKTEIKKAQSKKVNTLKEETALRTAEIFMDYAKWDDANFEANKKSFALVTAYKKEADKYAKLLPEFERKEMAIMLDDAVTELKQIASGKIKRLPTPKVDWSKTDIKKDAITYDGKPVFLADWTWKPSGQKYNEFHGNQDGYFLTPSYVINEKGEVSPQKIKELTTKENGSMGFIFFNHSSSPAWAKKKYPEIEEGPGIKYTMYDINHPVARKIQSDLIASVVPLMAGKQYTKLGYMLCNEPHWNTIQKTWAYAPISNLAVLDFKKWLQKRHGNIDEVNKLWKTNYSSFETLVVPKDVIESQQGTATWFDFESYNMDRVTDWFSFLGSEIKKYDPKAKTHIKIMPNLWTENKRDHGIDMEALTRNSDIIGNDCSTGGPWMWGKPKEWEKNFNYDWVEMCMSYDFYKSISPDKIMYNTEGHFLSTGKYRDLYQTKEYVRCNYWQAYVHGLTAIQTWYWARREDGSSRKSEDSNGYAASNNHQPRVVNEVHATILDLNSISDKIMELQRQEKPIRIFYTKASSINKPTHMDDVFKAYQKVFFEGTPIGFATKGIIENNDNKTWETILISKTPFAFESDIKALQSYIDTGGVVIMDKESLKTDEYGRPLQASLKDSKGKVIVVASVNEMKNKAFSILKEKNKLPALNVEESNGLEQKGCDWRVLSDTNGNSFLNIANYGKNEAAISITLPNGKTPTSVVNYLTGEKLAPTFKMNINQVYFLEVK; encoded by the coding sequence ATGAAACTCAAATTTATGAAACCAAAGTTCACTTACCCACAATTCTTAAAAATCACTTTTATCAATTTGCTGTTTTTAGGAACGCTTACTGCGCAAACCACAGAAAAAGACGTTAAAGAAAAAATGGGGCTTTTAAAAACGGAAATCAAAAAAGCGCAATCAAAAAAAGTAAATACGCTGAAAGAAGAAACAGCGTTGCGAACTGCTGAAATATTTATGGATTATGCCAAATGGGACGACGCTAATTTTGAAGCTAATAAAAAAAGCTTTGCATTGGTAACCGCTTATAAAAAGGAAGCAGACAAATATGCAAAATTGTTACCCGAATTTGAGCGTAAAGAAATGGCTATCATGTTGGATGATGCTGTAACGGAATTGAAACAAATAGCTAGCGGAAAAATTAAGCGTTTGCCTACTCCTAAAGTTGATTGGTCTAAAACAGACATAAAAAAAGATGCCATTACTTATGACGGAAAACCAGTTTTTCTAGCCGATTGGACTTGGAAGCCAAGTGGTCAAAAGTACAATGAATTTCACGGAAATCAAGACGGCTATTTTCTAACACCTTCTTATGTTATAAACGAAAAAGGAGAGGTTAGTCCTCAAAAAATAAAAGAATTAACGACCAAAGAGAATGGTAGTATGGGGTTCATCTTCTTTAACCACTCCTCTAGCCCTGCTTGGGCAAAAAAGAAATACCCAGAAATAGAAGAAGGTCCTGGAATAAAATATACAATGTACGATATCAATCATCCTGTAGCTCGTAAAATTCAATCAGACTTAATCGCATCTGTTGTGCCACTAATGGCTGGCAAACAATATACCAAATTGGGCTATATGTTATGTAACGAACCGCATTGGAATACGATTCAAAAAACTTGGGCTTATGCTCCTATTTCTAATTTGGCCGTTCTCGATTTTAAAAAATGGCTACAAAAACGCCATGGAAATATTGATGAAGTTAATAAGCTTTGGAAAACAAATTATAGCAGTTTTGAAACATTGGTAGTCCCAAAAGATGTTATCGAATCACAACAAGGAACCGCAACTTGGTTTGATTTCGAGAGTTATAATATGGACAGAGTTACTGATTGGTTTTCGTTCCTAGGATCTGAAATAAAAAAATACGATCCAAAAGCGAAAACGCATATCAAAATCATGCCTAACCTATGGACAGAAAACAAAAGAGACCACGGTATTGATATGGAAGCCTTGACTCGTAATAGTGACATTATAGGTAACGATTGTAGCACTGGCGGGCCATGGATGTGGGGGAAACCAAAAGAATGGGAGAAAAACTTCAACTATGATTGGGTAGAAATGTGTATGTCCTATGATTTCTATAAATCAATAAGTCCAGACAAAATCATGTACAACACTGAAGGACATTTTCTTTCTACAGGTAAATACAGAGATTTATACCAAACCAAAGAATACGTTCGTTGCAATTATTGGCAAGCTTATGTGCATGGATTAACCGCTATTCAAACCTGGTATTGGGCCAGAAGAGAAGATGGCTCTAGCAGAAAAAGCGAAGACAGCAACGGTTACGCAGCCTCAAACAACCACCAACCACGTGTGGTAAACGAAGTTCATGCCACCATTTTGGATTTAAATTCGATTTCGGATAAAATCATGGAATTGCAACGTCAAGAGAAACCAATTCGTATTTTTTATACGAAGGCTTCGTCTATCAACAAACCAACCCATATGGATGATGTTTTCAAAGCGTATCAAAAGGTGTTTTTTGAAGGTACTCCTATTGGATTTGCCACAAAAGGAATTATCGAAAATAACGACAACAAAACTTGGGAAACAATTTTAATTTCTAAAACTCCTTTTGCTTTCGAATCTGATATTAAAGCACTACAATCGTATATTGATACTGGTGGTGTCGTTATCATGGACAAAGAAAGTTTAAAAACTGATGAATACGGAAGACCATTACAAGCTAGTTTGAAAGACTCTAAAGGAAAAGTGATAGTTGTAGCATCAGTAAACGAAATGAAAAATAAAGCTTTTTCGATTCTAAAAGAAAAAAACAAATTGCCTGCTTTGAATGTGGAAGAAAGCAATGGATTAGAACAAAAAGGATGTGATTGGAGAGTTCTTTCAGATACAAATGGAAATTCGTTCTTGAATATTGCTAATTATGGCAAAAATGAAGCTGCTATTTCGATAACTCTTCCAAACGGAAAAACACCTACCTCAGTAGTGAACTATCTTACTGGCGAAAAATTAGCTCCTACTTTCAAAATGAACATTAATCAAGTTTATTTCCTGGAAGTTAAATAA